Proteins from a single region of Corvus hawaiiensis isolate bCorHaw1 chromosome 6, bCorHaw1.pri.cur, whole genome shotgun sequence:
- the ALKBH1 gene encoding nucleic acid dioxygenase ALKBH1 has translation MSKSRRERRPTARTALAAAMSGLRREGRTERGRGGEGRPRPGRPEMAAAALTREGGEDAFRRLFRFYRQRDASDLRGVVDFSSPGGQVFRSQLSISSVSDQDAYRAGLQPVSQWKAYGLRGYPGFIFIPNPFLPGCQRHWVKQCLKLYPEKPNVCNLDLHMAPEKTMDLWGQSKEQLRRKGSSKWEPRSLLEKLRWVTLGYHYNWNTKKYSANHHTPFPSDLAFLSEQVAAACGFRGFQAQAGILNYYHFDSSLGIHVDESELDHSRPLLSFSFGQSSIFLLGGLKREEAPTAMFMHSGDIMVMSGFSRLLYHAVPRVLPNPEGTVLPSCLDQALSSDLPVGSVIEHSSDEDWQVCAKYLQSSRINMTIRQVLAEGQKFPEESGTNGKGQAPSEDSHHENSKAKRHKPNTVS, from the exons ATGTCGAAGAGCCGCCGGGAGCGGCGCCCCACCGCCCGCACTGCACTGGCCGCCGCCATGTCGGGACTGCGGCGAGAGGGGAGGAcggagagagggaggggaggggaggggcggccccgccccggccggcCCGAAATGGCGGCGGCGGCCCTGACCCGTGAGGGTGGGGAGGATGCGTTTCGCCGGCTCTTTCGATTCTATCGGCAGCGCGACGCGTCCGACCTGCGGGGCGTGGTGGACTTCTCCTCGCCGGGGGGCCAG GTGTTCAGATCACAGCTCAGTATTTCTTCAGTCAGTGATCAAGATGCCTACAGAGCAGGATTACAGCCAGTTAGCCAGTGGAAAGCCTATGGCCTCAGGGGGTATCCAG GGTTTATTTTCATACCAAACCCATTCCTTCCGGGCTGCCAGCGTCACTGGGTGAAGCAGTGTCTCAAGCTATACCCTGAGAAACCCAATGTCTGCAACCTGGACCTGCACATGGCTCCTGAGAAGACCATGGACCTGTGGGGACagagcaaggagcagctgag AAGGAAAGGTTCCAGTAAATGGGAGCCCAGGAGCCTATTGGAGAAGCTGCGCTGGGTGACCCTTGGTTACCATTATAACTGGAATACTAAG AAGTACTCAGCAAATCACCACACTCCTTtcccctcagaccttgcattcCTATCAGAACAAgtggctgcagcctgtgggtTCCGGGGTTTCCAAGCCCAAGCAGGGATCTTGAACTACTATCATTTTGACTCTTCACTGGGAATTCATGTGGATGAGTCTGAACTAGACCATTCTCGGCCCCTGCTGTCATTCAG TTTTGGGCAATCCTCGATATTTTTGCTTGGGGGCCTGAAGCGGGAGGAGGCCCCGACAGCAATGTTCATGCACAGTGGAGATATCATGGTGATGTCTGGCTTCAGCCGCCTGCTGTACCATGCTGTTCCCCGCGTCCTCCCCAACCCCGAGGGCACAGTTCTGCCTTCATGCCTCGACCAAGCTCTTTCTTCAGACCTTCCTGTTGGCTCAGTCATTGAGCACAGCTCTGATGAGGATTGGCAGGTGTGTGCCAAGTACCTGCAGTCCTCCCGCATCAACATGACTATTCGACAGGTGTTGGCTGAGGGTCAGAAATTTCCAGAGGAATCTGGGACAAACGGAAAGGGCCAAGCACCCTCTGAAGACAGTCATCATGAGAACAGCAAAGCCAAAAGACATAAACCAAACACAGtcagctga